In Leptospira licerasiae serovar Varillal str. VAR 010, the genomic window CGGCTCCTTCTCCTATATAATCCTTCCAGCTCTCTTCGGTTTCGAATACTGTCTTAAACACCACCTTAGATTCGTCTGCGGTGTAATATTCATAAGCAGCTGGGCTTTCAATTTTGCATGGTCCGAAATTTCTGATCTTTGTGTTCATTTATAGCGATTCCGTGTAAATTTAGAAGGTCCTATTTTTTGATAAATATGAAGGAATTTTCATTGGCAAAGTAGAATATTCCGTCATATATCAATAAATATAGGATGAGAACCGAGAAGATGACATATGATTCCAAATCTCTTCCTAAACGTAAGCGCTCGTTCTTTAGAAAGACCTTCCCTTCTCTCTTGCAGGTGATTTTTCCTTTTGTCGCGAGCCTATCCGTAATCTACGGAGAGAACAGTTCTACTTTTTTCTGGGATTCTTTCGACAACTTTTCCAAAAATAAGGCCTTATTTTCCCAAAAGGAAACTTCCGGCCAAACGGAAGAGAAGGAAGAGCACAAGGTCCAGTTTTTTTCCTCCCTTACATTCAAATATCCTTATGAAATGAAAGTATTTCGGGAATATATTCCGACCGAGTCCGCATCTTTTGATTCCATTCCTGGGTTGCCTAACAAATTACCAAACCAACCTAGGATACTTTTACAGAAAAGAGAGTTTTTCGCTTTGTATCCGGCGCTTGGAAGAGAAGAAGTTTTTGTAATGGCTATGAGTATGGGCCAGAACAAGGAAAATAAATCCGAAGCTTATGTAGGAGCGAATACGGAAAGAAGGGCATTCGATTCTCTGACAGATGTGAGAGCCACTTCTTCCGTTTTACCTGGTTTAGGCTCTAACCTTTCCAGAGGTTTAGACAACCAAGCCGGGAATTTACTCTTCGGATACTTACTCGGAAGAGCAGGCATCCAAATGGACCTGGGCTGGAGAATGGCCGGAAATAACGTCGGTTTGGCGATACCTGAGTCTGCCAAATCCTCTATCGGGATAAGTTATTCATTGATCTCGAATTCCAGCAGTTTGAATAAGATGGATTTTTTCTTACAAGTTTCCGGCATCAAAAGATTTAACGATAAAAGTCTTTTACAAATTGAAACACCTCAGGCTTTCAGAGGCTGGCAACAAGGTTACGAATATTACGTGAACCCAGGGTTTTCGATCTCCACAAAAAACCTGAGCTTCGAAGGTTTAGTACGTTTACCTCTCCATCAACCGTTCCCAAATACGGACGGACTACTCACTCCTGAGATCCAAGGTATGCTGGGAGTAAAATACAAATTTTCGGATAGTTCCCCTAATTTACAAAAATAAAAATCAAGTTTTTCTAATATAATTTCGTCAGCCCTCATAAAATCTTTCAAGACCAGGAGAAAGGCCTGTGAAAAAAATCAAGTTTCTACTCTTATTCTGCGCTGCTACTGCCACATTAGCCGATGAAGTGGTTTATACCAAAACAGGCCAAAAGGTGATCCTCAAAGAAAATTTCACCTGGCAATACGCGCCAGAGCCGAAAGTAGATCCTTCTAAAAAATCGAATTCGACCAGAGCCATTTTGAAAGCTGCGGACCAAACGAGTCTTATCAAAAGTAAATCGGGAGTATATTCTGTTTTCTATAATTCCGCTCTATGGACAAGTGTGACCGAAAACCATGAGTTTGCAGAATTCCATTTTGTAAACCAAGCAAGAACCGGAAACGCGATGGTGATCTATGAAGGTTTAGAAATACCTCTGGAATCATTTCCTGAATTAGTTTTATTGAATGTAGTAAAAACGGACCCGGATGCTAGGATCATAAACATAGAGGATTGTTCTGTAAACGGAGTACCGGGAAAGATCGTAACATATACGGCCCAAATCAAAGGCCTTAGATTTATTTTTTATTCTTTTTTAGCCAGTGGTAATTTCGGTTCCGTTCAGTTCTCTACTTTTACTCTGGAAAGCCAATTTGAGAAAGAGAAGGCGAATTTTGAGAAGGTAATTTCCGGATTTGTTTTGAATTGAGGTTTGTAGTAACTTCGACGGAATTTGAATTCGCGTCTGAGTTTGTCGAAGTT contains:
- a CDS encoding LIC_20087 family outer membrane protein, which codes for MTYDSKSLPKRKRSFFRKTFPSLLQVIFPFVASLSVIYGENSSTFFWDSFDNFSKNKALFSQKETSGQTEEKEEHKVQFFSSLTFKYPYEMKVFREYIPTESASFDSIPGLPNKLPNQPRILLQKREFFALYPALGREEVFVMAMSMGQNKENKSEAYVGANTERRAFDSLTDVRATSSVLPGLGSNLSRGLDNQAGNLLFGYLLGRAGIQMDLGWRMAGNNVGLAIPESAKSSIGISYSLISNSSSLNKMDFFLQVSGIKRFNDKSLLQIETPQAFRGWQQGYEYYVNPGFSISTKNLSFEGLVRLPLHQPFPNTDGLLTPEIQGMLGVKYKFSDSSPNLQK
- a CDS encoding DUF3157 family protein, yielding MKKIKFLLLFCAATATLADEVVYTKTGQKVILKENFTWQYAPEPKVDPSKKSNSTRAILKAADQTSLIKSKSGVYSVFYNSALWTSVTENHEFAEFHFVNQARTGNAMVIYEGLEIPLESFPELVLLNVVKTDPDARIINIEDCSVNGVPGKIVTYTAQIKGLRFIFYSFLASGNFGSVQFSTFTLESQFEKEKANFEKVISGFVLN